In the Borrelia turicatae 91E135 genome, one interval contains:
- the rdgB gene encoding RdgB/HAM1 family non-canonical purine NTP pyrophosphatase, which produces MKTLFFATTNINKINEVKQILDIPNIKIKIPKNFDVKETGKTFKENSLLKAKTLFESLDKKKPVFSEDSGLCIKALNLEPGIYSKRYDQYKLGKKLGTNEKNHLIIDLMKDKENRTAYFICIVSHISIDGTITNFEGILNGTIALDIDCYKKNGFGYDPIFLTANNKRLSELTLTEKNKISHRGIAFAKFKKFLMQSLN; this is translated from the coding sequence ATGAAAACATTATTCTTTGCAACTACTAATATAAATAAAATAAACGAAGTAAAACAAATTTTAGATATACCTAACATAAAAATCAAAATTCCCAAAAACTTCGATGTAAAAGAGACAGGTAAAACTTTTAAAGAAAACTCTTTGCTCAAAGCAAAAACTCTATTTGAATCTTTAGATAAAAAAAAACCTGTTTTTAGTGAGGATTCTGGATTATGCATAAAAGCTTTAAATTTGGAACCTGGAATTTATTCTAAAAGATATGATCAATACAAATTAGGAAAAAAACTAGGAACAAATGAAAAAAACCATCTTATTATAGACTTAATGAAAGACAAAGAAAATAGAACAGCATATTTTATATGTATAGTTAGTCATATCTCTATAGACGGAACAATAACCAATTTTGAAGGCATCCTCAATGGAACAATTGCTTTGGATATTGATTGTTACAAAAAAAACGGATTTGGATATGATCCAATATTTTTAACTGCAAATAATAAAAGACTCAGTGAATTAACTCTTACAGAAAAAAACAAAATATCCCATAGAGGAATTGCATTTGCTAAATTTAAAAAATTTTTAATGCAATCTTTGAATTGA